A window from Chryseobacterium phocaeense encodes these proteins:
- a CDS encoding fibronectin type III domain-containing protein, which translates to MTKNYSLLTALLCFILIGFITQSCIPTASPFPYNESFATSNGNFNFVNGTQTNKWFYGNASGNPPGAIYISNTTATANNYNIAAASIVHAHKDIIIPAGTTVCSVSFDWKAAGENAQDYLRIWLVPTTFTPVAGTQITAAAGRIRIGTDYNQQGNWQTYINNNVNLSSFAGGNMRLVFEWTNNAGNGTQPPATVDNIKINACFPPTGLSVPVVTPTTAKLNWTAPAQVPGNGYEYYLSTTNTPPNNTTAATGTANAAGASPTISASLSQLSVNTTYFWWVRSVCSAADKSVWVPGPMFKTGICSTATSVVSITSITHNSAAVTWPLNNGADSYEIRYRAVGTTAWTTTNQPVAQPPATTNSINLTNLSPDTLYEVEVAVVCDGIRGTYSHTEFTTQCDPAPPNVTISAITANSALIAWSPIAANLTYKLRWREVGTTVWNQVNLPVPPANTFTLTGLAANKTYEVQVASQCPPETYSNPKVFTTERTCDQPPSGLTMVQLLPTSAQITWDPFPGATYVLRYRKVGIPSWTQIQVPTNVYTLTGLLELTKYELQVANICNGVYGSFTPPYFFTTPTVEYCDMTSESSTGEHIAKVTVKPNGRPVMENASAATVYSDYTEVPKTLIELVQGSVGNEIIIEKKWTGTNYSEGVAVWIDFNRDGEFDIDERILASGPNMDTPVKGTFNVPANAFVSMTDGKYVVMRVAMRRGDIPVTCTDFKEGEVEDYKVRIFKNAVYNPVNQGDFLFYPNPVSTILNVKNISKTANYKLYHFGKLIASGVILNNKLDVSQLVSGVYVLDIQDQGNSIQGKFIKR; encoded by the coding sequence ATGACTAAAAACTACTCTTTACTAACCGCATTATTATGCTTTATCCTTATTGGATTCATAACACAATCATGCATTCCCACAGCTTCCCCCTTTCCATATAATGAGAGCTTTGCCACAAGTAACGGTAATTTTAATTTCGTTAATGGAACTCAAACCAATAAATGGTTTTACGGGAATGCATCAGGAAACCCACCTGGTGCCATTTACATATCCAATACCACCGCCACTGCAAATAATTATAATATAGCTGCTGCAAGTATTGTTCATGCACATAAGGATATTATTATTCCTGCAGGAACAACAGTCTGCAGTGTGTCTTTCGATTGGAAAGCGGCTGGGGAAAATGCTCAGGATTATTTAAGAATCTGGCTTGTTCCTACTACCTTCACTCCTGTGGCAGGAACACAAATTACTGCAGCAGCAGGAAGAATAAGAATAGGGACTGATTATAATCAGCAGGGTAACTGGCAGACTTATATCAATAACAACGTTAATTTAAGCAGTTTTGCAGGAGGCAATATGCGTCTGGTATTTGAATGGACCAATAATGCCGGTAATGGTACCCAGCCGCCTGCTACTGTAGATAATATTAAAATCAATGCCTGTTTTCCACCAACGGGCTTATCAGTACCTGTTGTCACACCTACCACCGCAAAACTTAACTGGACAGCGCCTGCCCAAGTACCGGGTAATGGATACGAATATTACCTTAGTACTACAAATACTCCTCCTAACAATACAACAGCTGCAACAGGAACTGCCAATGCAGCAGGAGCTTCACCTACTATCTCAGCAAGTTTATCACAACTGTCTGTAAACACTACTTACTTCTGGTGGGTACGTTCTGTTTGCAGCGCGGCGGATAAAAGTGTCTGGGTACCTGGACCTATGTTTAAAACGGGAATTTGCAGTACAGCTACGTCTGTAGTATCAATAACTAGTATTACACATAATTCAGCTGCTGTAACCTGGCCCCTGAATAATGGAGCGGATTCCTATGAGATAAGGTACAGAGCGGTAGGTACAACAGCCTGGACCACTACAAACCAACCGGTAGCACAACCCCCGGCAACCACCAATAGTATTAATCTAACCAACTTATCGCCGGATACTTTATATGAAGTAGAAGTAGCTGTTGTATGTGATGGTATAAGAGGAACCTATTCCCATACTGAATTTACAACGCAATGTGACCCTGCACCTCCCAATGTAACCATAAGTGCTATTACGGCCAATTCAGCTTTAATAGCCTGGTCGCCGATAGCTGCGAATCTCACCTATAAATTAAGATGGAGAGAGGTAGGAACCACTGTTTGGAACCAGGTTAATTTACCTGTTCCTCCGGCAAATACCTTTACGCTTACCGGTCTTGCTGCTAATAAGACCTATGAAGTTCAGGTAGCCAGCCAGTGTCCTCCTGAAACATATTCGAATCCAAAAGTATTTACAACGGAAAGAACATGCGACCAGCCCCCTTCAGGGCTGACGATGGTACAGCTTCTGCCGACATCAGCACAAATCACCTGGGATCCTTTTCCCGGTGCCACCTATGTGCTGAGGTACAGAAAAGTAGGTATTCCAAGCTGGACACAAATTCAGGTACCAACCAATGTCTATACCTTAACGGGATTATTAGAACTCACAAAATATGAACTTCAGGTGGCTAATATCTGTAATGGAGTATATGGCAGCTTTACACCTCCTTACTTTTTCACTACCCCAACAGTAGAGTATTGTGACATGACTTCTGAAAGTTCAACCGGCGAACATATCGCAAAAGTGACCGTTAAACCAAACGGAAGACCGGTTATGGAAAATGCTTCGGCAGCAACAGTTTATTCAGACTATACGGAAGTTCCGAAGACATTGATAGAACTGGTCCAGGGTTCTGTGGGTAATGAAATCATCATTGAAAAAAAATGGACAGGTACGAATTATTCCGAAGGAGTAGCAGTGTGGATAGATTTCAACAGAGACGGAGAATTCGATATTGATGAAAGAATATTGGCTTCAGGTCCGAATATGGATACGCCTGTAAAAGGAACATTCAATGTACCGGCCAATGCCTTTGTAAGCATGACTGATGGTAAGTATGTAGTGATGAGAGTTGCCATGAGAAGAGGTGATATTCCGGTAACGTGTACGGATTTTAAGGAGGGAGAAGTGGAAGATTATAAAGTGAGAATCTTTAAAAACGCTGTTTATAACCCGGTGAATCAGGGTGACTTCCTGTTTTATCCAAATCCGGTAAGCACCATTCTCAATGTGAAAAATATCAGTAAAACTGCCAATTATAAGCTGTATCACTTTGGTAAGCTGATAGCAAGTGGAGTAATTTTAAATAATAAGCTGGATGTGAGCCAGCTGGTGAGTGGAGTATATGTGCTGGATATCCAGGACCAGGGGAATTCCATTCAGGGGAAATTCATCAAAAGATAA
- the coaE gene encoding dephospho-CoA kinase (Dephospho-CoA kinase (CoaE) performs the final step in coenzyme A biosynthesis.) has product MEELHSEIQKADPEPAPKIIGLTGGIGSGKTTVARFIEEFGFPVYYSDDRAKAIVNESEDLKTKIKALLGNEAYDENSMYDRKFVAEKVFSNKELLHELNEIIHPAVKVDFEEWLKKQTKYLVFKETALLFELRLNRQCYKSLLVTAEDNIRAKRVMDRDGKTYREVEAVMEKQMPEKDKIKLADCIIYNNTNLDDLKEQTEQIIFSIE; this is encoded by the coding sequence ATGGAAGAATTACATTCAGAAATACAGAAGGCAGATCCGGAACCCGCACCCAAGATCATCGGACTTACCGGAGGAATTGGTTCAGGAAAAACTACCGTAGCCCGCTTCATTGAAGAGTTCGGATTTCCGGTTTATTATTCTGATGACAGGGCAAAAGCCATTGTGAATGAGAGCGAAGATTTAAAGACAAAGATCAAAGCCTTGTTAGGGAATGAAGCTTATGATGAAAATAGCATGTATGACAGGAAATTCGTGGCTGAAAAAGTTTTCAGTAACAAAGAACTGCTTCATGAATTAAACGAAATCATTCATCCTGCCGTAAAGGTTGATTTTGAAGAATGGCTGAAAAAACAAACCAAATATTTAGTCTTTAAAGAAACGGCTTTGTTATTTGAATTAAGACTGAACAGACAATGCTACAAATCACTCCTGGTGACCGCCGAAGATAATATCAGAGCGAAAAGGGTGATGGACCGGGACGGAAAAACCTACCGGGAAGTAGAGGCCGTCATGGAAAAGCAGATGCCTGAAAAGGATAAGATCAAACTGGCAGACTGTATTATCTACAATAACACCAACTTAGATGATCTTAAGGAACAAACCGAACAGATTATCTTCAGTATCGAATAA
- a CDS encoding MBL fold metallo-hydrolase, with protein MKLYPIQCGKFKLDGGAMFGVVPKSLWEKTNPADERNLIELGTRSLLIEDGKKLILVDCGLGNKQDDKFFGHYSLWGDDSLDKNLKKFGFVKEDITDVFLTHLHFDHCGGAIEWNDDKTGYRPAFKNAQFWTNENHWKWATEPNPREKASFLKENILPMQESGQLNFLPLPATGNYGFAPDLKMDVIFVDGHTEKQMLPVIQYQEKTIVFAADLIPTAGHINQVYVMGYDTRPLLTMEEKGKFLKQCVDNEYLLFFEHDAHNELASLKMTEKGVRLDEIHSFNDVFGY; from the coding sequence ATGAAACTATATCCAATACAGTGTGGAAAATTTAAGCTGGATGGCGGTGCCATGTTTGGAGTCGTCCCAAAGAGTCTGTGGGAAAAAACCAATCCTGCAGACGAAAGAAACCTGATTGAACTGGGAACCCGATCCCTGCTTATAGAAGACGGCAAGAAGCTGATCCTTGTAGATTGCGGTCTTGGCAACAAACAGGATGATAAATTCTTTGGTCATTATTCTCTTTGGGGAGATGACAGCCTTGATAAAAATTTAAAGAAATTCGGTTTTGTAAAAGAGGATATCACAGATGTATTCCTTACACATCTTCACTTTGACCATTGCGGAGGAGCTATTGAATGGAATGATGACAAGACAGGATACAGACCAGCCTTTAAAAATGCACAGTTCTGGACGAATGAAAACCACTGGAAATGGGCTACAGAGCCTAATCCAAGAGAGAAAGCAAGCTTTTTGAAAGAGAATATCCTTCCGATGCAGGAAAGTGGGCAACTGAACTTCTTACCGCTTCCCGCTACAGGAAATTACGGTTTTGCACCTGACCTGAAAATGGATGTCATCTTTGTAGACGGACATACGGAAAAACAGATGCTTCCGGTGATCCAGTACCAGGAAAAAACGATTGTATTTGCTGCGGATCTTATTCCTACTGCGGGACACATCAACCAGGTGTATGTGATGGGATATGACACCAGACCTCTGCTGACCATGGAGGAGAAAGGAAAATTCCTGAAACAGTGTGTAGACAATGAATACCTTCTGTTTTTTGAGCATGATGCCCACAACGAACTGGCCAGTCTTAAAATGACTGAAAAAGGGGTAAGGCTGGACGAGATCCATAGTTTTAATGATGTTTTTGGATATTAA
- a CDS encoding FMN-binding negative transcriptional regulator, which yields MFVPKLYRSEDYDLMREIIRENAFALLISSDEKIRATHSMMMLNEDDPENKYIETHISKANPQARLLKDGDEVLCDFLGAHAYISSSWYDHINVSTWNYEAVQIHGKVQLMTHDELYKHLEKLTAKYESFQKCPVMVKDMGKEFVEKEMKGAFGLKVIPTEIFIKQKLSQNRKEHDYENIISELKQTGENGRKIAEKMKLIKKK from the coding sequence ATGTTTGTTCCGAAATTATACAGAAGTGAAGATTATGATCTGATGAGGGAAATCATCAGGGAAAATGCTTTTGCATTACTTATTTCTTCAGACGAAAAAATAAGGGCTACCCACTCCATGATGATGCTTAATGAAGATGATCCGGAAAATAAATATATTGAAACTCATATTTCAAAAGCAAATCCCCAGGCCAGACTTTTAAAAGACGGAGATGAAGTACTCTGTGATTTCCTGGGAGCCCATGCTTATATTTCCAGCAGCTGGTATGATCATATCAATGTTTCAACCTGGAATTATGAAGCGGTACAGATTCATGGTAAAGTACAGCTGATGACTCATGATGAACTTTACAAACATCTGGAAAAACTAACCGCGAAGTATGAAAGTTTTCAGAAATGTCCGGTGATGGTGAAGGATATGGGGAAAGAATTCGTTGAAAAGGAAATGAAAGGTGCTTTCGGGCTGAAAGTGATTCCAACGGAGATCTTCATCAAACAGAAGCTTTCGCAGAACAGAAAGGAGCATGATTATGAGAATATCATCTCGGAACTGAAACAGACAGGTGAGAATGGGAGAAAAATTGCGGAGAAAATGAAATTAATTAAGAAAAAATAA
- the ruvB gene encoding Holliday junction branch migration DNA helicase RuvB yields MPDFLHPDKENYSHEELMQEEQIRPQSFKDFAGQRKTLENLEVFVSAAKRRGGALDHVLLHGPPGLGKTTLANIIANELGVSCKITSGPVLDKPGSLAGLLTNLEENDVLFIDEIHRLSPVVEEYLYSAMEDYKIDIMLETGPNARSVQIGLNPFTLVGATTRSGMLTKPMLARFGIQSRLEYYSVELLSMIIQRSSRVLGCKIYEDAAIEIARRSRGTPRIANALLRRVRDFAEIKGNGEIEIKITKYALDSLNVDEFGLDEMDNKIMRVMIENFKGKPVGISALATSIAENPETLEEVYEPFLIQEGFIIRTPRGREVTDKAYQHLKISRPKNPGELF; encoded by the coding sequence ATGCCAGATTTTTTACATCCAGATAAGGAAAACTACTCACACGAAGAACTGATGCAGGAGGAGCAGATCCGTCCCCAGAGTTTTAAAGACTTTGCGGGACAGAGAAAAACTTTGGAAAACCTTGAAGTTTTTGTCAGTGCTGCCAAAAGACGTGGTGGAGCTCTTGATCATGTGCTTCTGCATGGTCCGCCGGGTCTGGGTAAAACCACTTTAGCCAACATCATTGCCAATGAACTTGGCGTAAGCTGTAAGATCACTTCCGGCCCAGTTTTGGATAAACCGGGAAGTCTGGCAGGCCTGCTGACGAATCTGGAGGAAAATGATGTGCTTTTTATTGATGAAATCCACCGTTTGTCTCCGGTAGTGGAAGAATACCTGTATTCTGCCATGGAAGATTACAAGATCGATATTATGCTGGAAACCGGTCCCAACGCAAGAAGCGTACAGATCGGCCTCAACCCTTTTACGCTGGTAGGTGCTACCACAAGAAGCGGAATGCTAACCAAACCGATGCTGGCAAGATTTGGGATCCAGAGCAGGCTTGAATATTATTCGGTTGAGCTTTTATCCATGATCATCCAGAGAAGTTCCAGGGTTTTAGGCTGTAAAATTTATGAAGATGCTGCAATAGAAATTGCCAGAAGAAGCCGTGGAACGCCGAGAATTGCCAACGCTTTATTAAGAAGGGTCCGGGATTTTGCAGAGATCAAAGGCAATGGGGAGATTGAGATCAAGATTACAAAATATGCGCTGGATTCTCTTAACGTGGATGAATTTGGTTTAGATGAAATGGACAATAAAATCATGCGCGTCATGATTGAAAACTTCAAAGGAAAGCCGGTAGGAATTTCTGCACTGGCCACTTCCATTGCTGAGAACCCTGAAACGCTGGAAGAGGTTTACGAACCGTTTCTGATTCAGGAGGGATTCATTATCCGAACGCCAAGAGGAAGAGAAGTTACCGATAAGGCTTACCAGCACTTAAAAATATCCCGACCTAAGAATCCGGGAGAATTATTTTAG
- the hutI gene encoding imidazolonepropionase, with amino-acid sequence MKLIGPFKQIVTLSNLPLRGKLSDEQLQIIADGGIVVNDGKIHGVGDFDALKSGHENIEIEAIEGEQIALPGFVDAHTHICFGGNRANDFAMRNAGKTYLEIAESGGGIWSSVQHTRNASEEELLKTLVERIGFLVSLGITTIEIKSGYGLDVENELKMLRIIKKAQDHTTARLVPTCLSAHLKPRDFEGSNQEYLDYILAEILPKVKEEKLADRVDIFIEKSAFQPEESRDFLLKTKDLGFDITVHADQFTPGSSRIAVEVGAKSADHLEATVDEDIEFLAQSDTVATALPGASLGLGEKFTPARKLLDAGAIVAIASDWNPGSAPMGNLITQASILATFEKLTTAEVLAGITFRAAYALGLEDIGKLEQGKKADFVTFKTNNFQNVLYKQGSLGAENVYIGGNLIK; translated from the coding sequence ATGAAATTAATAGGACCTTTTAAACAGATCGTAACCCTTTCTAATCTTCCGCTGAGAGGAAAGCTTTCTGATGAGCAGTTACAAATTATCGCAGACGGAGGAATTGTAGTAAATGATGGAAAAATACATGGCGTTGGAGACTTTGATGCCCTGAAATCCGGACATGAAAATATTGAAATTGAAGCTATTGAAGGCGAGCAGATTGCACTCCCCGGATTTGTAGATGCCCATACCCACATCTGTTTTGGAGGAAACCGTGCCAATGATTTTGCTATGCGTAATGCAGGGAAAACCTATCTGGAAATTGCAGAAAGCGGCGGCGGAATATGGAGTTCCGTACAGCATACAAGAAATGCTTCAGAAGAAGAATTATTAAAAACACTGGTAGAAAGAATTGGCTTCCTGGTCTCATTGGGAATCACCACGATTGAAATAAAAAGCGGGTACGGCCTGGATGTAGAAAACGAGCTGAAAATGCTCAGAATTATCAAAAAAGCCCAGGATCATACAACAGCCAGACTGGTTCCTACATGTCTTTCTGCGCACCTGAAGCCTAGGGATTTTGAAGGAAGCAATCAGGAATATTTGGATTATATTCTGGCCGAAATTTTACCGAAAGTAAAAGAAGAAAAATTGGCGGATCGGGTAGATATATTTATTGAAAAATCTGCTTTCCAGCCTGAAGAAAGCAGAGACTTTCTTCTTAAAACTAAGGATTTAGGTTTTGATATTACGGTTCATGCAGACCAGTTTACTCCGGGAAGCTCAAGGATCGCAGTGGAGGTTGGGGCCAAATCTGCCGACCATCTGGAAGCTACTGTTGACGAAGATATTGAATTTTTAGCCCAGTCAGATACAGTGGCTACAGCACTTCCGGGAGCAAGTTTAGGACTTGGAGAAAAATTTACACCTGCCCGGAAACTGCTGGATGCCGGAGCTATTGTGGCTATTGCGAGCGACTGGAACCCGGGATCAGCTCCTATGGGAAATTTAATTACCCAGGCTTCTATCCTGGCAACATTTGAAAAATTAACAACTGCTGAGGTATTGGCCGGAATCACTTTCCGTGCAGCTTATGCCCTTGGCCTTGAAGATATCGGAAAACTCGAACAGGGTAAAAAGGCAGACTTTGTGACTTTTAAAACCAATAATTTCCAGAATGTTCTTTACAAGCAGGGAAGTCTTGGTGCAGAAAATGTGTATATCGGAGGAAATTTAATTAAGTAA
- a CDS encoding DUF695 domain-containing protein: MQTSGSTNPEKETMTYKDFWDWFLTKEKTFLEVVRNRENIEDQFFDIIAPELAKINSGYYFLSGMRDEDTAELIITVEGDVKKIVFAEELIAAAPEMDHWKFTALKPETQIQNVGVRIGSSEFTKDNIYFYSNEIEGYPDEIDLAFVYEDFNEESRSAATTGICIFLDNFLGELNFATQIDTFTIIGKSEAQKELVPIEKLKEFLLWREREFTEKYKDQQILVGDDQFSLFEGTLENGMPLMATVNVSLLNYEAKASYPWISVLKISYDGSHNEGFPGEKDYNAMNAIEDQAVEILSPEGGNLYIGRETADHCKSIYFASKDFRQPSKVFDQLIRENPQYKISLEIYKDKYWQIFEHYNVN, from the coding sequence ATGCAAACTTCAGGCAGTACAAATCCGGAAAAAGAAACCATGACTTATAAAGATTTCTGGGATTGGTTTTTAACAAAGGAAAAAACATTTCTTGAAGTAGTCAGAAACAGGGAAAATATTGAAGATCAGTTTTTTGATATAATAGCTCCTGAGTTGGCGAAGATCAACAGCGGTTACTACTTTCTGTCCGGAATGCGTGATGAAGATACTGCTGAACTTATCATTACTGTAGAAGGAGATGTGAAAAAAATAGTTTTTGCGGAAGAACTTATCGCTGCTGCCCCGGAGATGGATCATTGGAAATTTACAGCCCTGAAACCGGAAACCCAGATACAAAATGTAGGCGTCAGAATCGGGAGCAGTGAGTTTACCAAAGATAATATTTACTTCTATTCCAACGAAATAGAAGGATATCCGGATGAGATTGATCTTGCATTTGTTTATGAAGATTTCAATGAGGAAAGCAGGAGTGCGGCCACCACAGGAATCTGCATTTTTCTGGATAATTTCCTGGGCGAATTGAATTTTGCCACCCAGATCGATACCTTCACCATTATCGGTAAAAGTGAGGCACAGAAAGAACTTGTTCCGATAGAAAAACTAAAAGAATTCCTCCTCTGGCGCGAACGGGAGTTTACAGAAAAGTATAAAGACCAACAGATTCTGGTCGGTGATGATCAGTTTTCTCTTTTTGAAGGAACACTGGAAAACGGGATGCCTCTGATGGCTACAGTTAATGTTTCTTTGCTGAATTATGAGGCAAAAGCATCCTACCCATGGATTTCGGTTCTTAAGATTTCATATGACGGAAGCCACAATGAGGGTTTTCCCGGAGAAAAAGATTACAACGCAATGAATGCCATTGAAGACCAGGCAGTAGAAATTCTCAGTCCTGAAGGTGGAAATTTGTACATTGGTCGGGAAACAGCCGACCATTGTAAAAGCATTTATTTTGCCAGCAAAGATTTCAGACAGCCCTCAAAAGTTTTTGATCAGCTCATCAGAGAAAATCCTCAATATAAAATTTCACTCGAAATTTATAAAGATAAATACTGGCAAATCTTTGAACATTATAATGTAAATTAG
- a CDS encoding BCCT family transporter, whose product MKSKNLKSTFNKGVTVPSLIFIIGTCFLSALYPKPTEKILNEIKQFIFVNLNWIYVWAVTLFVIFLVYLLFSKYANIKLGANDSKPEYSFFSWISMLFAAGMGIGLIYFSVAEPIQHYSSEVFADNHYVSRAKQAQLYTFFHWGIHAWAIYGVVGLSLSYFAYRYRLPLSLRSCFYPLLKDKINGRWGNAIDVFALCCTFFGLTTTLGFGVVQISSGLNILHITPENSFTNQVIIVISLISLSVFSAISGVNKGVKILSNINIMSVIVLLLFVLVLGPTVYLIGSFTEGLGNYINNFFNLTFNTHVYEKNALPWFYDWTILYWAWWISWSPYVGLFIARISKGRTIREFILAVLVLPTLFNFIWMSVFGNSAIWFDFNVAQGKLSELASDPDALMFRFLEYMPLSALTGYFVIAIIIIFFVTSADSGIFVMNSIATKNATKSPKWQIIFWGILLAVLSLLLLNAGGLKALQSMTLITALPFSIIVLLFIVSLMKGLIIDQKYYDTSFSASTVPWSGEFWKERLKNIVSFKDNSSVDHFIKVKTTEAFTDLQQEFAANGIEAKINHYESPVRTEIEIHQGVVNNFIYGVENKVKTVSEYIINEENLPDLDDNKTHYPRSYFGDGREGYDVQYFTKNELISDVLKHYERFLEIVSEERNEMFISSNANQKKE is encoded by the coding sequence ATGAAATCTAAAAATCTAAAGTCTACATTCAACAAAGGTGTTACTGTTCCAAGTCTCATTTTTATTATCGGAACATGTTTTCTTTCGGCGCTGTATCCTAAACCCACGGAAAAGATTCTGAACGAGATTAAGCAGTTTATATTTGTTAATCTGAACTGGATCTACGTTTGGGCGGTCACTTTGTTTGTGATCTTTTTGGTGTACCTGCTGTTCAGTAAATATGCGAATATAAAATTGGGGGCTAATGACAGTAAGCCGGAATATTCTTTTTTTTCCTGGATTTCGATGCTGTTTGCGGCCGGGATGGGAATTGGGTTGATTTATTTTAGTGTGGCAGAACCTATACAGCACTATTCGTCTGAAGTTTTTGCAGATAATCATTACGTGAGCAGAGCCAAGCAGGCGCAATTATATACTTTTTTTCACTGGGGAATTCATGCCTGGGCTATTTACGGTGTTGTAGGGCTTTCCTTATCTTACTTTGCCTACCGGTACAGACTGCCCCTTTCCTTACGAAGCTGTTTTTATCCACTTCTGAAAGATAAGATTAACGGCAGGTGGGGAAATGCTATTGATGTATTTGCATTATGCTGCACTTTTTTCGGACTGACCACAACTTTGGGATTTGGAGTCGTACAGATCAGTTCCGGATTGAATATACTTCATATCACCCCGGAAAACAGCTTTACCAATCAGGTGATTATTGTGATCAGCCTTATTTCGCTTTCTGTTTTTTCTGCGATTAGCGGAGTCAATAAAGGCGTAAAGATTTTAAGCAATATTAATATCATGAGTGTCATTGTCCTATTACTTTTTGTATTGGTACTGGGACCTACAGTCTATCTCATAGGAAGCTTTACCGAGGGATTAGGGAACTATATTAATAATTTTTTCAATCTTACGTTTAATACCCATGTTTATGAAAAGAATGCATTACCCTGGTTTTATGACTGGACTATTCTCTACTGGGCCTGGTGGATTTCATGGTCACCATATGTAGGATTATTTATTGCACGGATTTCTAAAGGAAGAACCATCAGAGAATTTATTCTGGCAGTCTTAGTCCTTCCTACCTTATTCAATTTTATCTGGATGTCCGTATTCGGGAACAGTGCCATTTGGTTCGATTTCAATGTTGCCCAGGGAAAACTAAGTGAGCTAGCATCCGATCCTGATGCATTGATGTTCCGGTTTTTAGAATATATGCCTTTGTCGGCACTCACGGGATATTTTGTTATTGCCATCATTATCATTTTCTTTGTGACCTCTGCTGATTCCGGAATATTTGTTATGAATAGTATCGCGACAAAAAATGCCACCAAATCTCCCAAATGGCAAATTATATTCTGGGGTATTTTACTTGCTGTGCTTTCGCTTTTATTATTAAATGCCGGAGGATTAAAAGCGCTTCAGAGTATGACTTTAATTACGGCGTTACCCTTTTCAATCATAGTACTTTTGTTTATTGTGAGTCTCATGAAGGGATTAATTATTGATCAGAAATATTACGATACCAGTTTTTCCGCGTCAACCGTTCCTTGGTCAGGTGAATTTTGGAAAGAACGGTTAAAAAATATTGTTTCCTTTAAAGATAATTCTTCGGTAGATCATTTTATCAAGGTCAAAACTACAGAAGCCTTTACAGATCTGCAGCAGGAATTTGCAGCCAACGGAATTGAGGCAAAAATAAATCATTACGAAAGTCCAGTCAGAACGGAAATAGAAATCCACCAGGGCGTAGTCAATAATTTTATCTATGGAGTGGAAAATAAAGTGAAAACTGTCTCTGAATATATCATCAATGAAGAAAATCTTCCAGATCTGGATGACAATAAAACGCACTATCCAAGATCCTATTTCGGAGATGGAAGAGAAGGTTATGATGTACAGTACTTTACAAAAAATGAATTGATTTCCGATGTTCTCAAACATTATGAGCGTTTCCTGGAAATTGTTTCGGAAGAGCGCAACGAAATGTTCATCAGCAGCAATGCCAATCAGAAAAAAGAATGA